From the Lathyrus oleraceus cultivar Zhongwan6 chromosome 4, CAAS_Psat_ZW6_1.0, whole genome shotgun sequence genome, one window contains:
- the LOC127137418 gene encoding uncharacterized protein LOC127137418, which yields MESLAEYWGRFKQLVSSCPQNQISEQLLIQYFYEGLLPMDKNILDAASETIIDELTSLVRKLAVRKTQSEISCGICISPEHPIDACPTLKEGVNSDLPQAYATNIYNPQSNNQYSIQNLQTQVRQLVTSMNAMQQTQGSNQLPTQIIVNPKVPNVSEISSRSGKSFEPAPTPHKKNKVAEPIPKPDSDVVVEDEKEKEYAPPIPFPQRTKKNKKLDEEDKDKEILDIFRKVALNIPLLNVIKKILKYVKFLKDLSTHKRRLKGMRE from the exons ATGGAGTCATTGGCCGAATATTGGGGGAGATTCAAGCAGTTAGTGTCAAGTTGCCCTCAAAACCAAATTTCTGAACAATTGTTAATTCAGTACTTTTATGAAGGACTGTTACCTATGGACAAAAACATCTTGGATGCTGCTAGTGAAACCATAATTGATGAGCTTACTTCATTGGTGAGAAAATTAGCAGTAAGAAAAACTCAATCTGAAATATCATGTGGCATTTGCATCTCTCCTGAACACCCAATAGATGCTTGTCCTACCTTAAAAGAGGGTGTAAATTCTGATTTGCCTCAAGCATATGCAACAAACATCTACAATCCTCAAAGCAACAACCAGTACAG TATTCAAAACTTACAGACACAGGTTAGACAGCTTGTCACTTCAATGAATGCCATGCAACAaactcaaggatcaaaccaactacCTACCCAAATAATAGTGAATCCAAAAGTCCCGAATGTGAGTGAAATTTCTTCAAGATCCGGAAAGAGTTTTGAACCAGCCCCAACACCACACAAAAAAAACAAAGTTGCTGAGCCCATACCTAAACCTGATTCTGATGTTGTGGTTGAAGATGAAAAAGAGAAAGAGTATGCACCACCAATTCCTTTCCCACAGAgaacaaagaaaaataaaaagtTGGATGAGGAAGATAAGGATAAAGAGATATTGGACATATTCAGAAAGGTGGCACTGAACATTCCACTTCTTAATGTTATTAAGAAAATTCTAAAATATGTCAAGTTTCTTAAAGACTTGTCCACTCACAAGAGGAGATTGAAGGGAATGAGAGAGTGA